In Aedes albopictus strain Foshan chromosome 3, AalbF5, whole genome shotgun sequence, the following are encoded in one genomic region:
- the LOC115265607 gene encoding uncharacterized protein LOC115265607 isoform X2 has product MKSSKKPAKFIRQRTASKTSLQNLSKETVKAPSRMLKPSTADDSSSPAVDPPVVFDLNGRKIRTNPEPALKDAHEEVAVDRTETEMITPPCTDLVSKPSELIVSEFLKQHALQNIKDQENEFLKIFQKYNRQPSESLLAKAIGERSTSKKNVLIQSESHPVFECCYEGEENVPSSTSCCEGACLKRVASRCCLANQYEGECSVGFGGAPQPRGNKFPWLAFWNGLSVLMIALLLGITLLVNFDHLMAIRNGREWRREMILPPPVAPEARGVFDRIRDFLMKLWVELKDMIVLDELEGDF; this is encoded by the exons ATGAAAAGCTCAAAAAA ACCCGCAAAATTTATACGGCAACGAACGGCATCGAAAACCTCCCTCCAGAACCTTAGCAAGGAAACGGTCAAAGCCCCGTCGCGCATGCTTAAGCCTTCCACTGCTGATGACTCCTCTTCGCCGGCGGTTGACCCACCTGTCGTATTTGATCTGAACGGTCGAAAAATAAGGACTAATCCAGAGCCAGCACTCAAAGATGCTCACGAAGAAGTTGCGGTGGATCGTACTGAAACTGAAATGATTACTCCTCCATGCACCGACCTTGTTAGCAAGCCATCCGAATTGATCGTTTccgaatttttgaaaca acATGCTCTACAAAACATCAAGGATCAGGAGAATGAGTTCCTCAAAATCTTTCAAAAGTATAACAGGCAACCATCCGAAAGTCTCCTGGCAAAAGCGATCGGTGAACGCAGCACTTCCAAAAAGAACGTCCTGATCCAGTCCGAGAGTCACCCCGTTTTTGAATGCTGCTAcgaaggcgaagaaaatgttccCAGTTCTACCAGCTGTTGCGAGGGGGCATGCCTGAAGAGAGTGGCCAGTCGGTGCTGTTTGGCCAACCAGTATGAAGGAGAATGTTCGGTAGGATTCGGTGGCGCCCCTCAACCAAGGGGGAACAAATTTCCCTGGCTGGCGTTCTGGAACGGTCTATCGGTGTTGATGATAGCGTTGCTGCTGGGTATTACCCTGTTGGTGAACTTTGACCACCTGATGGCCATTCGGAATGGGCGCGAGTGGAGGAGGGAGATGATTCTGCCTCCGCCGGTGGCACCAGAGGCACGAGGAGTTTTTGACAGAATTAGGGACTTCCTGATGAAACTTTGGGTAGAACTGAAGGATATGATTGTGTTGGATGAGCTTGAGGGAGACTTTTAA
- the LOC115265607 gene encoding uncharacterized protein LOC115265607 isoform X1 → MKSSKKPAKFIRQRTASKTSLQNLSKETVKAPSRMLKPSTADDSSSPAVDPPVVFDLNGRKIRTNPEPALKDAHEEVAVDRTETEMITPPCTDLVSKPSELIVSEFLKHRHALQNIKDQENEFLKIFQKYNRQPSESLLAKAIGERSTSKKNVLIQSESHPVFECCYEGEENVPSSTSCCEGACLKRVASRCCLANQYEGECSVGFGGAPQPRGNKFPWLAFWNGLSVLMIALLLGITLLVNFDHLMAIRNGREWRREMILPPPVAPEARGVFDRIRDFLMKLWVELKDMIVLDELEGDF, encoded by the exons ATGAAAAGCTCAAAAAA ACCCGCAAAATTTATACGGCAACGAACGGCATCGAAAACCTCCCTCCAGAACCTTAGCAAGGAAACGGTCAAAGCCCCGTCGCGCATGCTTAAGCCTTCCACTGCTGATGACTCCTCTTCGCCGGCGGTTGACCCACCTGTCGTATTTGATCTGAACGGTCGAAAAATAAGGACTAATCCAGAGCCAGCACTCAAAGATGCTCACGAAGAAGTTGCGGTGGATCGTACTGAAACTGAAATGATTACTCCTCCATGCACCGACCTTGTTAGCAAGCCATCCGAATTGATCGTTTccgaatttttgaaaca tagacATGCTCTACAAAACATCAAGGATCAGGAGAATGAGTTCCTCAAAATCTTTCAAAAGTATAACAGGCAACCATCCGAAAGTCTCCTGGCAAAAGCGATCGGTGAACGCAGCACTTCCAAAAAGAACGTCCTGATCCAGTCCGAGAGTCACCCCGTTTTTGAATGCTGCTAcgaaggcgaagaaaatgttccCAGTTCTACCAGCTGTTGCGAGGGGGCATGCCTGAAGAGAGTGGCCAGTCGGTGCTGTTTGGCCAACCAGTATGAAGGAGAATGTTCGGTAGGATTCGGTGGCGCCCCTCAACCAAGGGGGAACAAATTTCCCTGGCTGGCGTTCTGGAACGGTCTATCGGTGTTGATGATAGCGTTGCTGCTGGGTATTACCCTGTTGGTGAACTTTGACCACCTGATGGCCATTCGGAATGGGCGCGAGTGGAGGAGGGAGATGATTCTGCCTCCGCCGGTGGCACCAGAGGCACGAGGAGTTTTTGACAGAATTAGGGACTTCCTGATGAAACTTTGGGTAGAACTGAAGGATATGATTGTGTTGGATGAGCTTGAGGGAGACTTTTAA